One genomic window of Pelagicoccus enzymogenes includes the following:
- a CDS encoding HlyD family secretion protein yields MDIVRSDIKKKKRRNRILFGSSAALVVAVAVWWLMGLDVSTPTVEEERVWLGDVEQGEMMREARGIGTLVPEDLRWIASETAGRVERIIVRPGAWVEPDTPIMELSNPTLEQQALDARLAFEAAEADYLTYDVQLQNNILQLKANLAQLEAQQKEAALDAEIDTELNKEGLVSDLQMRRSLLRHEQLTTRLDIERQRLEFSQKNLDTQLSARKASVNQAKARFDLLQDQYDGLTVVAGVAGVLQKQTVEEGMQVGIGQNLSQVADPKNLKAVVRIAEINAKDLIIGLPAVVDTRNGKVRGQISRVDPNVENGTVAVDIKFSEKLPDGARPDLTVEGVVEFERLANVVKVKRPASSRPEAQMTIFKLAPDSDIALRVPITYGKASVSQIEVVQGLQPGDRVILSDMSDWDDYDKIRIQ; encoded by the coding sequence ATGGACATCGTACGCTCCGACATCAAAAAGAAGAAACGCCGCAACCGCATCCTGTTCGGCTCAAGCGCTGCTCTCGTGGTAGCCGTTGCCGTTTGGTGGCTCATGGGGCTCGACGTCTCCACTCCAACTGTCGAAGAGGAGCGAGTCTGGCTCGGAGACGTCGAACAGGGCGAAATGATGCGCGAAGCTCGCGGAATCGGCACCCTCGTTCCTGAAGACCTCCGTTGGATCGCCTCCGAAACCGCCGGTCGCGTGGAGCGTATCATCGTGCGTCCTGGAGCGTGGGTCGAGCCCGACACCCCTATCATGGAGCTCAGCAATCCCACCTTGGAGCAACAAGCGCTCGACGCCCGCCTCGCCTTCGAAGCCGCTGAGGCCGATTACCTCACCTACGACGTCCAGCTGCAAAACAACATCCTGCAGCTCAAAGCCAATCTCGCCCAGCTCGAGGCTCAGCAAAAGGAAGCCGCCCTCGACGCCGAAATCGACACCGAGCTCAACAAGGAAGGACTCGTTTCGGACCTGCAAATGCGACGCTCCTTGCTGCGACACGAGCAGCTCACCACCCGACTCGACATCGAGCGCCAACGCCTCGAGTTCAGTCAGAAAAATTTGGATACTCAGTTGTCTGCGCGAAAAGCCTCGGTTAACCAGGCCAAAGCCCGATTCGACCTTCTGCAAGACCAATACGACGGCCTAACCGTGGTAGCCGGAGTGGCTGGCGTGTTGCAAAAGCAGACGGTCGAAGAGGGTATGCAGGTGGGCATAGGACAAAACCTCTCCCAAGTCGCCGACCCGAAAAACCTCAAAGCCGTAGTCCGAATCGCAGAGATAAACGCCAAGGACCTCATCATCGGGCTCCCCGCCGTAGTTGATACCCGCAACGGAAAAGTCCGCGGCCAAATCTCCCGCGTCGATCCCAACGTCGAAAACGGCACCGTAGCCGTCGACATCAAATTCAGCGAAAAGCTTCCCGACGGGGCTCGCCCAGACCTCACCGTCGAGGGCGTCGTCGAGTTCGAACGCCTCGCCAACGTCGTCAAAGTCAAACGCCCCGCCTCCAGCCGCCCCGAAGCGCAGATGACTATCTTCAAGCTCGCTCCCGATTCCGACATCGCCCTGCGCGTCCCCATCACCTACGGCAAAGCCTCCGTCAGCCAAATCGAAGTCGTGCAAGGACTTCAGCCCGGCGACCGCGTCATCCTTTCAGACATGTCCGATTGGGACGACTACGACAAAATCCGTATCCAATAA
- a CDS encoding OmpW/AlkL family protein produces the protein MTKPITLMAAAMAAASLVSPIVWAAPAGTIEVKYRMAYLDTANESDAFSALGIDFASDAVTVESKWIPELDIAYHFTENLVGELVLTVPQKHDVYLAGVGKLGSLEHLPPTLSLIYEFQNESGFVPYVSGGLNFTWITNKRLAVAGVELDLEDYSVGLALGTGFKYEVNEKWDLDASVKWIDLESDVMAG, from the coding sequence ATGACTAAACCAATAACTTTGATGGCGGCGGCGATGGCTGCTGCGAGTCTTGTTTCCCCGATCGTTTGGGCAGCGCCTGCTGGAACAATCGAAGTGAAATATCGTATGGCCTACTTGGATACGGCCAATGAATCGGACGCTTTCTCCGCTCTCGGAATCGATTTTGCGTCGGATGCGGTAACGGTAGAAAGCAAGTGGATTCCCGAGTTGGACATTGCTTATCATTTCACCGAGAACCTCGTTGGAGAATTGGTTTTGACCGTTCCGCAAAAGCACGACGTGTATTTAGCGGGAGTGGGTAAACTTGGCAGCTTGGAGCACCTTCCTCCAACCCTGAGCCTCATCTACGAGTTCCAGAACGAGAGCGGTTTTGTCCCGTACGTTTCGGGAGGTCTGAATTTCACTTGGATCACCAACAAGCGTCTCGCCGTTGCAGGCGTGGAGCTCGACCTTGAAGACTACAGCGTCGGCTTGGCTCTGGGGACTGGCTTCAAGTACGAAGTCAACGAGAAGTGGGACTTGGATGCGAGCGTTAAGTGGATTGACCTAGAATCGGATGTGATGGCTGGGTGA